A single region of the Xiphophorus maculatus strain JP 163 A chromosome 3, X_maculatus-5.0-male, whole genome shotgun sequence genome encodes:
- the LOC111608170 gene encoding CAP-Gly domain-containing linker protein 1-like isoform X1 produces the protein MTAYILQTFFIWTYKGILCTCRFLWICPYNAIKFLPRETHITEEKSRQVTRHVAYESKMTAAIPGSPDRVNALHKRVTKIEREILSIKTRIACERASWEKRFSELQRQQEELRNQVFSEAEILLKVGTCEEQRDNGNDLNEQSSGFCQHRRSKVSSRSGSHSCSLSGSHGSLSTPQSSRSSSSLSSASSVRSWKTSHGPHRVFVPHSPMDLQLGHRVRIMLPSGRISTGTVRFLGNLQGEPELHLGVELQSHDASLCDGSHNGHTYFECKPGHGAFVPFHKLLMAWE, from the exons atgacagcgTACATCCTACAGACATTCTTTATATGGACATACAAGGGAATACTCTGCACATGCCGGTTTCTGTGG ATCTGTCCATACAATGCAATCAAATTCCTACCAAGGGAAACACACATCACAGAGGAGAAAAGCAGACAGGTGACACGACATGTGG CTTATGAAAGCAAGATGACTGCAGCCATCCCAGGAAGCCCCGACCGCGTTAACGCACTCCACAAGCGAGTGACCAAAATCGAGAGAGAGATTCTGTCGATCAAGACCAGGATCGCCTGTGAGAGAGCATCGTGGGAAAAGAGATTTTCAGAGCTGCAAAGGCAACAGGAGGAACTGCGTAATCAG GTTTTCTCTGAGGCTGAGATACTGCTGAAGGTGGGAACTTGTGAGGAGCAGAGAGACAATGGAAATGATTTGAATGAGCAGTCAA GTGGTTTCTGCCAACACAGAAGATCCAAAGTGTCATCAAGAAGTGGCAGCCATTCATGCAGCTTATCAGGGAGCCATGGATCATTGTCAACCCCACAGAGCTCAAGATCATCTTCTTCTTTATCGTCAGCCTCAAG TGTGCGATCCTGGAAAACGTCTCACGGCCCACATCGGGTTTTTGTCCCCCACTCACCCATGGACTTGCAACTGGGTCATCGGGTTAGGATCATGCTGCCATCTGGCCGGATCAGCACGGGAACAGTTCGTTTCTTGGGGAACCTGCAGGGGGAGCCAGAGCTCCACCTGGGTGTGGAGCTGCAGAGCCATGATGCATCACTGTGTGACGGCAGTCATAATGGACATACCTACTTTGAATG CAAACCGGGACATGGTGCCTTTGTGCCATTCCACAAGTTGTTGATGGCCTGGGAATAA
- the LOC102231225 gene encoding endoribonuclease ZC3H12A, with product MDPVLPSDVFDSDLLETESEELRLKVDFFRKLGYSTAEVKAALRKLGLSTDTNAMLEELVRNRTTNTSPCFSESDERSADLKDPLLPPSWDVGTCRIMPQLGEQKSADSELRPIVIDGSNVAMSHSNKEVFSCRGIELAVDFFLDRGHNNITVFVPSWRKELPRADAPITDQHILLELEKRKIVAFTPSRRVGGKRVVCYDDRFIVKLAHDLDGIIVSNDTYRDLQGEKPEWKKCIEERLLMYSFVNDKFMPPDDPLGRHGPNLDNFLRKKPLPVEQKKLPCPYDKKCTYGIKCKYYHPERANHSYLSLADELREKAQISFVKEEKKARSSVNYPQSEPEPSHPRHTHLPWDQQISSVLGHISENKLLLWENFRKSPNQMLSSTNGGKCQEEYPASHYIPNHHPNMSREYFDSGFGSTESYYSDLPPSRSSTHRLGSQHQSTLPRLQHSPVHMENCNTSYCGKCCSYPQQQHHSNIDCCSLPIYDTYNPNMFPHGVHQQRSLPAHFHNTATPQLHHNYWSDPFQGVPPARSSCPTPSLAYPSHCHSSCCSYENHQYQTWGQQQQPPLPPAPAAFKQNRSETRKKLHAIFNPNQVDRVMEMFPHLMDAEVLAAEILNMKAQGMIF from the exons ATGGACCCGGTACTTCCCAGTGATGTTTTTGACTCAGATCTGCTGGAGACAGAAAGTGAGGAACTCCGGCTTAAAGTGGACTTCTTCAGAAAGCTGGGGTACTCCACAGCAGAGGTGAAAGCCGCTCTGAGAAAGCTGGGCCTAAGCACAGACACCAACGCAATGCTCGAGGAGCTTGTGAGAAACAGAACCACCAACACGTCACCCTGTTTTTCCGAGAGCGATGAGAGGAGCGCAGATCTGAAAGACCCGCTGCTGCCTCCCAGTTGGGACGTTGGAACCTGCAGAATCATGCCACAACTCGGGGAGCAAAAAAGTGCAGATTCGGAGCTGAGACCTATTGTTATTGACGGCAGCAATGTTGCtatgag tcaCAGCAACAAGGAAGTGTTCTCATGCAGGGGCATAGAGTTGGCAGTGGATTTCTTCCTGGACAGAGGTCATAATAACATCACTGTGTTTGTTCCGTCTTGGCGCAAAGAGTTGCCCCGAGCTGATGCCCCTATAACAG ATCAACATATTCTGTTGGAGCTTGAAAAACGGAAAATAGTGGCCTTCACCCCTTCCCGCCGGGTTGGTGGCAAGCGAGTGGTTTGTTATGATGACCGCTTCATTGTCAAACTGGCGCATGATTTAGATGGCATAATTGTGTCCAACGACACCTACCGTGATCTTCAAGGAGAAAAACCTGAGTGGAAGAAATGCATTGAGGAGAGGCTCCTCATGTACTCATTTGTGAATGACAA GTTCATGCCTCCAGATGATCCTTTAGGTCGACATGGACCTAACCTCGACAATTTTCTCCGGAAAAAGCCCCTGCCTGTTGAGCAGAAAAAACTGCCCTGTCCATATG ATAAAAAGTGCACTTATGGCATCAAGTGCAAGTACTACCATCCTGAGCGGGCAAACCACTCCTATCTGTCCTTGGCTGATGAACTGAGAGAGAAAGCAcaaatttcttttgtaaaagaagaaaaaaaggcaagatCATCTGTCAACTATCCTCAATCTGAACCTGAGCCTTCTCATCCTCGACACACACATCTCCCTTGGGATCAGCAGATTTCCTCAGTTCTTGGTCACATTAGTGAAAATAAACTACTGCTCTGGGAAAACTTCAGAAAAAGCCCCAACCAAATGCTGTCTTCAACAAATGGAGGAAAGTGTCAAGAAGAATATCCCGCGTCACACTACATACCGAATCATCATCCCAATATGTCTCGGGAATATTTTGATTCCGGTTTTGGTTCGACTGAGAGCTACTACTCCGACTTGCCACCATCCCGCAGCAGCACCCACAGACTTGGTTCTCAGCATCAAAGCACCCTCCCCAGGCTCCAACATTCCCCAGTTCACATGGAGAACTGTAATACCAGTTATTGTGGCAAATGCTGTTCCTAtcctcagcagcagcatcacAGCAACATCGACTGCTGCAGTCTACCCATCTATGACACCTACAATCCAAATATGTTCCCACATGGTGTACATCAGCAACGGAGCCTGCCTGCCCATTTCCATAACACTGCAACCCCCCAACTCCATCATAATTACTGGTCAGATCCCTTTCAGGGTGTGCCGCCAGCCAGATCCTCATGCCCCACCCCCTCCTTGGCTTATCCTTCACATTGCCACAGCTCCTGTTGCTCCTATGAGAATCACCAGTACCAAACCTGGGGCCAGCAACAACAACCGCCGCTGCCTCCGGCTCCTGCTGCATTCAAGCAAAATAGATCAGAAACGCGCAAGAAACTGCATGCCATCTTCAACCCAAACCAAGTGGATAGGGTCATGGAGATGTTCCCGCACCTGATGGATGCTGAAGTTTTGGCTGCAGAGATACTGAACATGAAAGCTCAGGGGATGATATTCTGA
- the LOC111608170 gene encoding uncharacterized protein LOC111608170 isoform X2 — protein MTAYILQTFFIWTYKGILCTCRFLWICPYNAIKFLPRETHITEEKSRQVTRHVAYESKMTAAIPGSPDRVNALHKRVTKIEREILSIKTRIACERASWEKRFSELQRQQEELRNQVFSEAEILLKVGTCEEQRDNGNDLNEQSSGFCQHRRSKVSSRSGSHSCSLSGSHGSLSTPQSSRSSSSLSSASSVRSWKTSHGPHRVFVPHSPMDLQLGHRVRIMLPSGRISTGTVRFLGNLQGEPELHLGVELQSHDASLCDGSHNGHTYFEWFSAVLYIIILQLL, from the exons atgacagcgTACATCCTACAGACATTCTTTATATGGACATACAAGGGAATACTCTGCACATGCCGGTTTCTGTGG ATCTGTCCATACAATGCAATCAAATTCCTACCAAGGGAAACACACATCACAGAGGAGAAAAGCAGACAGGTGACACGACATGTGG CTTATGAAAGCAAGATGACTGCAGCCATCCCAGGAAGCCCCGACCGCGTTAACGCACTCCACAAGCGAGTGACCAAAATCGAGAGAGAGATTCTGTCGATCAAGACCAGGATCGCCTGTGAGAGAGCATCGTGGGAAAAGAGATTTTCAGAGCTGCAAAGGCAACAGGAGGAACTGCGTAATCAG GTTTTCTCTGAGGCTGAGATACTGCTGAAGGTGGGAACTTGTGAGGAGCAGAGAGACAATGGAAATGATTTGAATGAGCAGTCAA GTGGTTTCTGCCAACACAGAAGATCCAAAGTGTCATCAAGAAGTGGCAGCCATTCATGCAGCTTATCAGGGAGCCATGGATCATTGTCAACCCCACAGAGCTCAAGATCATCTTCTTCTTTATCGTCAGCCTCAAG TGTGCGATCCTGGAAAACGTCTCACGGCCCACATCGGGTTTTTGTCCCCCACTCACCCATGGACTTGCAACTGGGTCATCGGGTTAGGATCATGCTGCCATCTGGCCGGATCAGCACGGGAACAGTTCGTTTCTTGGGGAACCTGCAGGGGGAGCCAGAGCTCCACCTGGGTGTGGAGCTGCAGAGCCATGATGCATCACTGTGTGACGGCAGTCATAATGGACATACCTACTTTGAATG GTTCTCAGCTGTGCTTTACATAATCATATTACAACTTCTTTGA